Proteins from a genomic interval of Nitrospirota bacterium:
- the trpC gene encoding indole-3-glycerol phosphate synthase TrpC gives MSVLEEILRHKEEDLKRAKGILPLPELKASVRDAAPVLSFRQAIERGQDSGINLIAEIKKASPSKGVIRENFDLSGIADIYDRKNVDAISVLTERHFFQGSIDYLRAVRKITKKPLLRKDFIFDEYQVYESRVSGADAILLIVSCLEQSRLKDLRELAKELSLDSIVEVHGLKELETALSSGADIIGINNRNLKTLEIDLNTTVRLLKDIPRDRIVVSESGINTRADVEAMKAAGVDAILVGTVFMKSMDIGAKIDELMGKSKKI, from the coding sequence ATGAGTGTTCTTGAAGAAATTTTACGGCATAAAGAAGAGGACCTAAAGCGGGCTAAAGGGATTTTGCCGCTGCCGGAGTTAAAGGCAAGTGTGCGGGATGCCGCACCTGTTTTATCTTTCCGGCAGGCAATAGAAAGAGGGCAGGATTCAGGGATAAATCTGATTGCTGAAATCAAAAAAGCGTCGCCTTCAAAGGGGGTAATAAGGGAGAATTTTGATTTATCCGGCATCGCAGATATTTATGACAGAAAAAATGTGGATGCAATATCGGTTCTCACCGAGAGGCATTTTTTTCAGGGGAGCATTGATTATCTGAGGGCTGTCAGGAAAATTACAAAGAAGCCTTTATTAAGAAAGGACTTTATTTTTGATGAGTATCAGGTATATGAGTCAAGGGTAAGCGGCGCTGATGCAATATTACTGATAGTCTCATGTCTTGAGCAATCCCGGTTGAAAGATTTGAGGGAGCTTGCAAAAGAACTTTCGCTTGACTCTATCGTAGAAGTTCACGGCTTAAAAGAGTTGGAAACGGCATTATCCTCAGGCGCGGACATAATCGGGATAAACAACAGGAACTTAAAGACTCTTGAGATAGACCTTAATACTACAGTCAGGCTTTTAAAAGATATTCCCCGGGATAGAATTGTCGTAAGCGAAAGCGGTATTAATACGAGGGCGGATGTTGAGGCAATGAAGGCGGCAGGTGTGGATGCCATACTTGTCGGCACAGTGTTTATGAAGTCCATGGACATCGGGGCTAAAATAGATGAGCTGATGGGGAAAAGTAAAAAAATTTGA